A portion of the Lathamus discolor isolate bLatDis1 chromosome 5, bLatDis1.hap1, whole genome shotgun sequence genome contains these proteins:
- the GCLC gene encoding glutamate--cysteine ligase catalytic subunit, producing the protein MGLLSQGSPLSWEETRRYAEHVRKHGILQFLHIYRALRDRHKDVLKWGDEVEYMLVKFDHENKKVRLALCGEEVLQTLQDKGEKVNPNHPTLWRPEYGSYMIEGTPGQPYGGTMSEFNTVQDNMRKRRQEAASVLKENEAICTVTSFPRLGCPGFTVPEYKPTPVEGGASKSLFFPDEAINKHPRFSTLTRNIRHRRGEKVVINVPIFKDKNTPSPFIETFPDDDGQAAKAAKPDYIYMDAMGFGMGNCCLQVTFQACSISEARYLYDQLATICPIVMALSAASPFYRGYVSDIDCRWGVISASVDDRTREERGLEPLKNNLYRISKSRYDSIDSYLSECGEKYNDIDLTIDKDIYEHLIKEGIDHLLAQHIAHLFIRDPLTLFEEKIHLDDANESDHFENIQSTNWQTMRFKPPPPNSDIGWRVEFRPMEVQLTDFENSAYVVFVVLLTRVILSYKLDFLIPLSKVDENMKVAQKRDAVRQGMFYFRKDICKGGNAVVDGCSSAQNGTGTSAEEYTLMSIDTIINGKEGVFPGLIPILNSYLENMEVDVDTRCTILNYLKLIKKRASGELMTVARWMREFIAQHPDYKQDSVITDEMNYSLIWKCNQIAQGQAECPELLGIGFNKKQSGNKTGSL; encoded by the exons ATGGGTCTGCTGTCGCAGGGCTCTCCGCTGAGCTGGGAGGAGACGCGGCGGTACGCGGAGCACGTGCGGAAGCACGGCATCCTCCAGTTCCTCCACATCTACCGCGCCCTGCGCGACCGGCACAAGGACGTCCTCAAGTGGGGTGACGAG GTGGAATATATGTTAGTGAAATTTGACCATGAGAATAAGAAAGTGCGCTTGGCACTCTGTGGTGAAGAAGTTCTTCAAACCCTGCAAGACAAAGGGGAGAAGGTAAACCCCAA CCACCCAACACTCTGGCGACCAGAATATGGAAGCTATATGATTGAAGGGACACCTGGGCAGCCATATGGGGGAACCATGTCTGAATTCAACACTGTGCAGGACAACATGAGGAAAAGACGGCAAGAGGCCGCTTCTGTTCTCAAAGAAAATGAGGCTATTTGCACTGTGACATCGTTTCCAAG GTtagggtgtcctgggtttacagTGCCGGAATATAAGCCAACACCCGTAGAAGGAGGAGCTTCAAAATCCCTGTTTTTTCCAGATGAAGCCATCAATAAACATCCTAGATTTAG TACACTGACCAGAAACATTCGGCACCGAAGAGGAGAGAAGGTTGTGATAAATGTGCCAA TCTTTAAAGATAAGAACACGCCATCACCATTTATCGAAACATTTCCTGATGATGATGGGcaagcagcaaaggcagctaAGCCAGACTACATATATATGGATGCTATGGGATTTGGAATGGGAAACTGCTGTCTTCAG GTAACATTCCAAGCTTGTAGCATTTCTGAAGCAAGGTATCTCTATGATCAGCTGGCCACGATCTGTCCCATTGTG ATGGCGTTGAGTGCTGCATCTCCATTCTACAGAGGGTATGTGTCTGATATTGACTGTCGCTGGGGAGTAATCTCTGCATCTGTAGATGATCGAACACGAGAAGAAAGGGGGCTAGAG CCACTGAAGAACAACCTTTATAGAATCAGTAAATCCAGATATGATTCCATAGACAGTTATCTATCTGAATGTGGTGAGAAATACAATGACATTGATTTGACAATAGACAAAGATATCTACGAGCATCTAATAAAGGAAG gtATTGACCACCTTTTGGCACAGCATATTGCACACTTGTTCATTCGAGACCCATTGACTTTGTTTGAGGAGAAAATACATCTAGATGATGCAAATGAATCCGACCATTTTGAG AATATTCAGTCTACAAACTGGCAGACAATGAGGTTTAAGCCACCTCCTCCAAATTCAGATATTGGATGGAGAGTGGAATTCAGACCTATGGAG GTCCAGTTAACAGACTTTGAAAACTCTGCATATGTTGTGTTTGTGGTGTTGCTAACCAGAGTGATTCTGTCATACAAACTGGATTTTCTCATTCCTTTGTCCAAG GTGGATGAAAACATGAAGGTGGCCCAGAAAAGAGATGCTGTCCGTCAGGGAATGTTTTACTTTAGAAAAGATATCTGCAAAG GTGGAAACGCTGTTGTGGATGGATGTAGCTCTGCACAGAATGGGACAGGCACCAGTGCTGAAGAGTACACCTTAATGAGCATTGATACAATTATCAATGGGAAG GAAGGAGTGTTTCCTGGTTTGATCCCAATTTTGAATTCCTATCTTGAAAACATGGAAGTGGATGTGGACACAAGGTGCACCATCCTAAACTACCTGAAGCTAATAAAAAAGAGAGCATCTG GAGAACTGATGACAGTTGCTCGATGGATGAGGGAATTTATCGCACAGCATCCAGACTACAAGCAAGACAGCGTGATAACAGATGAAATGAATTACAGCCTTATTTGGAAATGCAACCAAATCGCACAAGGCCAGGCAGAGTGCCCTGAACTATTGGGGATAGGGTTTAATAAGAAACAAAGTGGAAACAAAACCGGCTCTTTGTAA